One window of the Salvia splendens isolate huo1 chromosome 1, SspV2, whole genome shotgun sequence genome contains the following:
- the LOC121745549 gene encoding 40S ribosomal protein S24-1-like has protein sequence MADKAVTIRTRKFMTNRLLSRKQFIIDVLHPGRANVSKAELKEKLARMYEVKDTNTILVFKFRTHFGGGKSTGFGLIYDSVENAKKFEPKYRLIRNGLDTKIEKSRKQMKERKNRAKKIRGVKKTKAGDAAKAGKKK, from the coding sequence ATGGCGGACAAGGCAGTTACTATCAGGACCAGGAAGTTCATGACAAACCGTCTCCTTTCAAGGAAGCAATTTATCATCGATGTCTTGCATCCGGGAAGGGCCAATGTTTCTAAGGCTGAGTTGAAGGAGAAGTTGGCAAGGATGTATGAGGTTAAGGACACCAATACCATCTTGGTGTTCAAGTTCAGGACCCATTTTGGTGGTGGCAAATCTACTGGATTTGGGTTGATCTATGATTCTGTTGAGAATGCTAAGAAGTTCGAGCCTAAGTACAGGCTAATCAGGAATGGTCTTGACACAAAGATTGAGAAATCAAGGAAGCAGATGAAGGAAAGAAAGAACAGGGCGAAGAAAATCCGTGGTGTTAAGAAGACTAAAGCTGGGGATGCTGCTAAGGCAGGCAAAAAGAAATga